A window from Leifsonia shinshuensis encodes these proteins:
- a CDS encoding extracellular solute-binding protein, with translation MKSRLKSPRRRGRVGVAVAVASVLALALAACSGGGGGTSGLDGKTLKMYTWIGGKADKQQWSDYIAGGKHADPDMAVSFSGPPIGDYYTKLPTVMRSSSAPCLVTFQNGRVGQYVQGLEPLDDLAKKNKVDLSAYSSAMLEQLSVDGKLYSIPFNAGPTVVLYNKKMFKDAGVAEPTNNWTTDDFIAAAKATTRNGVYGFAIPQGSNPISTLMAADGHPWADEKGPKLDDPNFRDALQLLVDLSNKYKVAKPLEAAAGGTFPDIDAFNTGQSAMEMQGLWDLQHAQQSLGKDNVGIAVIPSKSGTSKGFIGGSGFGITKTCGDKQKAFKAIEAMTSKSGLDFVTKSQASVPARLDSLDAWSKNVGSPEFTAVIKQMTGDATPSPVPSNQAQIDTLLTQYEVNAFSGKNTVAEVLQQVKAGLGQ, from the coding sequence ATGAAGTCACGGTTGAAAAGCCCGAGGCGACGGGGACGCGTCGGCGTCGCCGTCGCGGTCGCGAGCGTTCTGGCCCTCGCTCTCGCCGCCTGTTCCGGCGGCGGCGGTGGAACGTCGGGCCTCGACGGCAAGACGCTGAAGATGTACACGTGGATCGGCGGCAAGGCCGACAAGCAGCAGTGGAGCGACTACATCGCCGGAGGCAAGCACGCCGACCCAGACATGGCAGTGAGCTTCTCCGGCCCGCCGATCGGTGACTACTACACCAAGCTGCCCACCGTGATGCGGAGCAGCAGCGCGCCGTGCCTGGTCACGTTCCAGAACGGCCGGGTGGGCCAGTACGTGCAGGGGCTGGAGCCGTTGGACGACCTGGCGAAGAAGAACAAGGTCGACTTGTCGGCGTACAGCTCGGCGATGCTCGAGCAGCTCAGCGTCGACGGCAAGCTCTACTCCATCCCGTTCAATGCCGGTCCGACCGTTGTCCTCTACAACAAGAAGATGTTCAAGGACGCCGGGGTGGCTGAGCCCACCAACAACTGGACGACCGACGACTTCATCGCTGCAGCGAAGGCGACCACGCGGAACGGCGTGTACGGCTTCGCGATCCCGCAGGGCTCGAACCCCATCAGCACCCTCATGGCGGCTGATGGCCACCCCTGGGCAGACGAGAAGGGCCCGAAGCTCGACGACCCGAACTTCCGCGACGCGCTGCAACTGCTCGTCGACCTGTCGAACAAGTACAAGGTGGCGAAGCCGCTCGAGGCGGCCGCGGGCGGCACTTTCCCGGACATCGACGCGTTCAACACCGGTCAGTCGGCCATGGAGATGCAGGGACTGTGGGATCTGCAGCACGCCCAGCAGAGTCTCGGCAAGGACAACGTCGGCATCGCGGTCATTCCGAGCAAGAGCGGCACTTCGAAGGGGTTCATCGGCGGTTCGGGCTTCGGCATCACGAAGACGTGCGGTGACAAGCAGAAGGCGTTCAAGGCCATCGAGGCGATGACGAGCAAGAGCGGGCTGGACTTCGTAACGAAGTCGCAGGCTTCCGTCCCGGCACGGCTCGACTCGCTCGATGCCTGGTCCAAGAACGTCGGGTCGCCGGAATTCACCGCGGTCATCAAGCAGATGACCGGTGACGCGACTCCGTCGCCTGTTCCTTCGAACCAGGCTCAGATCGACACCCTTCTGACGCAGTACGAGGTGAATGCGTTCTCGGGCAAGAACA